A genomic window from Halorubrum lacusprofundi ATCC 49239 includes:
- a CDS encoding 3-isopropylmalate dehydratase large subunit, with translation MTGKTISEKLLSEKSGRDVRAGDYVEAEVDVMMTHDVTGPLTFEVFEDVTGDDPELVDPDNTVITIDHHAPADGVEAANNHNIVREFADTYGAQQYDVGDGICHQVLVEEGFVSPGDLVIGADSHSTTFGGVGGFGTGVGSTDLGTTLATGELWFRVPETLRFEVEGDLPDGVYAKDLILKFIGDVGFDGCTYKTAEYGGSAVEALPIHERLVLSNMAIEMGGKAGIVPPDERTLDFLEAQTGERPEIPAYTQPDDDADYEAVHTYQAESLSPQVSTPSNPENAVPVDEVVGTEIDQLFVGTCTNGRYEDIRIVADIIEGEQLAPDTRMVVVPASRSVYKQMMNTGVMKTFVDAGAIVQSAGCGSCFGTHQGVLGDGDVCLATANRNFPGREGSMKSEVYLASPATVGASALYGEITDPREVELNRYDDYVLEGVGA, from the coding sequence ATGACTGGAAAAACAATCTCGGAAAAGCTGCTGTCGGAGAAATCGGGACGCGACGTACGGGCCGGCGACTACGTGGAAGCCGAGGTCGACGTGATGATGACCCACGACGTGACGGGACCACTGACCTTCGAGGTCTTTGAGGACGTGACGGGCGACGACCCCGAACTCGTCGATCCGGACAACACCGTCATCACGATCGACCACCACGCGCCGGCCGACGGCGTCGAGGCCGCGAACAACCACAACATCGTCCGGGAGTTCGCCGACACGTACGGCGCCCAGCAGTACGACGTGGGCGACGGCATCTGTCACCAGGTGCTCGTCGAGGAGGGGTTCGTCTCCCCGGGCGACCTGGTGATCGGTGCGGACTCGCACTCGACCACCTTCGGCGGCGTCGGCGGCTTCGGCACCGGCGTCGGCTCCACCGACCTCGGGACGACGCTCGCGACCGGCGAGCTGTGGTTCCGGGTGCCGGAGACGCTCCGGTTCGAGGTCGAAGGCGACCTCCCCGACGGCGTGTACGCGAAGGACCTCATCCTGAAGTTCATCGGCGACGTGGGGTTCGACGGCTGCACGTACAAGACCGCCGAGTACGGCGGCTCGGCGGTCGAGGCGCTGCCGATCCACGAGCGGCTCGTCCTCTCGAACATGGCGATCGAGATGGGCGGAAAGGCCGGCATCGTCCCGCCCGATGAGCGGACCCTCGACTTCCTTGAGGCACAGACCGGGGAGCGCCCCGAGATACCGGCGTACACCCAGCCGGACGACGACGCCGACTACGAGGCGGTCCACACCTATCAGGCCGAGTCGCTCTCGCCGCAGGTGTCGACGCCGTCGAACCCGGAGAACGCGGTCCCCGTCGACGAGGTCGTCGGCACGGAGATCGACCAGCTGTTCGTCGGGACGTGTACGAACGGACGGTACGAGGACATCCGGATCGTCGCGGACATCATCGAGGGCGAGCAGCTCGCCCCGGACACGCGGATGGTCGTCGTCCCGGCCTCGCGGTCGGTGTACAAACAGATGATGAACACCGGCGTCATGAAAACGTTCGTCGACGCGGGCGCGATCGTTCAGAGCGCCGGCTGTGGTTCCTGCTTCGGGACCCACCAAGGCGTGCTGGGCGACGGCGACGTCTGTCTCGCCACGGCGAACCGCAACTTCCCGGGCCGAGAGGGGTCGATGAAAAGCGAGGTGTATCTCGCCAGCCCCGCCACGGTGGGCGCGTCGGCGCTGTACGGCGAGATCACCGACCCGCGGGAGGTCGAACTGAATCGCTACGATGACTACGTCCTCGAGGGGGTGGGCGCGTGA
- a CDS encoding 3-isopropylmalate dehydratase small subunit, whose amino-acid sequence MTDADAGRDIDTTEPGRAWTFGDDIDTDQIIPSRFLVSSDPAELGEHAFNDLRPEFAPNVADGDFVVGGHNFGSGSSREHAPLSLLGAGIDGIVAQSFARIFFRNGINLGLPVLICPDADRIDDGDEISLRLDEGAVINHTADERYDADPLPEFLQTLVDRGGLEPYTRAKLGTE is encoded by the coding sequence GTGACCGACGCCGACGCGGGCCGCGATATCGACACGACTGAGCCCGGCCGAGCGTGGACGTTCGGCGACGACATCGACACCGACCAGATCATCCCGTCGCGGTTCCTCGTCTCCAGCGATCCGGCGGAACTCGGCGAGCACGCGTTCAACGACCTCCGCCCGGAGTTCGCTCCGAACGTCGCCGACGGCGACTTCGTCGTGGGCGGGCACAACTTCGGGAGCGGCTCCTCCCGTGAGCACGCCCCGCTCTCGCTACTCGGTGCGGGGATCGACGGAATCGTCGCGCAGTCGTTCGCCCGGATCTTCTTCCGGAACGGGATCAACCTCGGGCTCCCCGTGTTGATCTGTCCGGACGCCGACCGGATCGACGACGGCGACGAGATCAGTCTCCGACTCGACGAAGGGGCCGTCATCAACCACACCGCGGACGAGCGGTACGACGCGGACCCGCTACCCGAATTCCTGCAGACACTCGTCGATCGCGGCGGACTCGAACCGTATACGCGAGCGAAACTTGGGACCGAATAA
- a CDS encoding NAD-dependent epimerase/dehydratase family protein, producing MHDQRVLVTGGAGFIGSNLANRLAADNDVIAVDDTYLGTPENLDDNVEFVEADVIDDDFPADVDVLFHLAALSSRNMHENDPQRGCRVNVEGFVNAVERARQEGCETVVYASTSSIYGNRTEPSPVDMDVEARTAYEASKLARERYAEYYGNYHDMAMAGLRFFSVYQGFGGNEKHKGEYANTVAQFADAIANGEAPELFGDGSQTRDFTHVSDVARACELAADHELTGVYNVGTEEAYSFNEMVAMINDALGTDIDPVYIECPFDGYVHDTMADYSTFHEATGWEPEIGFEEGVELVCEPYSERAPEEV from the coding sequence ATGCACGATCAGCGCGTTCTCGTGACGGGTGGCGCGGGCTTTATCGGCTCGAATCTCGCGAACCGGCTCGCGGCCGACAACGACGTGATCGCCGTCGACGACACCTATCTCGGGACGCCCGAGAATCTCGACGACAACGTGGAGTTCGTCGAGGCCGATGTGATCGACGACGACTTCCCCGCCGATGTCGACGTTCTGTTCCACCTCGCCGCGCTCTCCTCGCGGAACATGCACGAGAACGACCCTCAGCGCGGCTGCCGCGTCAACGTCGAGGGGTTCGTCAACGCGGTTGAGCGCGCTCGACAGGAAGGGTGCGAGACCGTCGTCTACGCCTCGACCTCCTCGATCTACGGGAACCGCACCGAGCCCTCCCCTGTGGACATGGATGTCGAGGCGCGCACCGCCTACGAGGCCTCGAAGCTCGCCCGCGAGCGCTACGCTGAGTACTACGGCAATTATCACGACATGGCGATGGCCGGCCTCCGGTTCTTTTCCGTCTACCAAGGATTTGGGGGCAACGAGAAACACAAAGGCGAGTACGCGAACACGGTTGCGCAGTTCGCGGACGCGATCGCGAACGGCGAGGCCCCCGAGCTGTTCGGCGACGGCAGCCAGACGCGCGACTTCACGCATGTCTCGGACGTGGCGCGTGCCTGCGAACTCGCCGCCGACCACGAGCTAACGGGCGTGTACAACGTCGGTACCGAGGAAGCCTACTCGTTCAACGAGATGGTAGCCATGATCAACGACGCGCTCGGCACCGACATCGATCCGGTGTACATCGAGTGCCCCTTCGACGGCTACGTCCACGACACCATGGCGGACTACTCGACGTTCCACGAGGCGACCGGCTGGGAACCCGAGATCGGTTTCGAGGAGGGCGTCGAACTCGTGTGTGAGCCGTACTCCGAGCGCGCTCCCGAGGAGGTGTAG